From Bacillota bacterium, one genomic window encodes:
- the acpP gene encoding acyl carrier protein, whose protein sequence is MVFETVKKIIVEQLGVDEDDVTMESSFIDDLGADSLDIVELIMALEEEFELEIPDSDAEKITTVGDAVEYIKNHT, encoded by the coding sequence ATGGTATTTGAAACTGTAAAAAAGATAATTGTTGAACAACTTGGTGTTGATGAAGACGATGTTACAATGGAATCTTCCTTTATAGATGATCTGGGGGCGGATTCCCTGGACATTGTTGAATTGATTATGGCTTTGGAGGAAGAGTTTGAACTGGAAATTCCGGATAGTGATGCTGAAAAAATAACAACGGTTGGTGATGCTGTAGAATACATTAAAAATCACACATAA